From the Pseudomonas baltica genome, one window contains:
- a CDS encoding molecular chaperone, whose translation MSRPSPHLLLRAPTPSQLSLSFCEANPRELKRWIAALPKANIGEMARQLYQGMAELNQLVTPSENRLQLLELLRPEVYYVCKHLERHFLNQAIVLDERARKVANLCQALQNQLAIGYKQIIVDIVPKLGKDRLQLLAMAIQRALHCLNGPLVRASLLYCPVPEGLWLELHQLYQIAREHKVQNTLVVDELALATRSMTPEQTYACALLLGSSRCNQMRQSAISKLAEALEAWSALVKIQPASEPSSLFAIAPGVDGPPRYKTLFTDEQVVNLPGLDPQPLAEAIKTYLELPVEQRGQSRLMMPNGISSDLLQLVAAAWGDVAERTFQRTPGQGTLTLCVGMSSLHYHLGGERSFSDILRRPAGRAAEFGAVTTPDTWGHAFDAEKMNSGFEEIQYSQPGAAGESVNSASTTEDYPTYVLQIVNHSPGGYCLAWLKDVPAQLQAGEMVGIQDAPSQGWSIAVVRWVRQVRSGGTQMGIELVAPNAQPCGLQLVRTNEPNSQYLRGLLLPEIRAIDIPATLLAPRLPFQEGNKVVINTNGDESRAGLGKRVASTGSFNQFEYRALEQPADPGKAPGAAGGVAPEDDFDSLWKDL comes from the coding sequence ATGTCACGCCCCAGCCCCCACCTGTTGTTGCGCGCACCGACGCCATCGCAGTTGAGCCTGAGCTTCTGCGAGGCGAACCCGCGCGAGCTCAAACGCTGGATTGCCGCGCTTCCGAAAGCCAATATCGGGGAAATGGCGCGGCAGCTGTATCAAGGCATGGCTGAACTCAACCAACTGGTCACCCCCAGCGAGAACCGCCTGCAACTGCTCGAACTGCTGCGCCCCGAGGTCTATTACGTCTGCAAGCACCTGGAGCGGCACTTCCTCAATCAGGCGATCGTCCTCGACGAACGTGCGCGCAAGGTCGCCAATCTGTGCCAGGCCCTGCAAAACCAGCTGGCCATCGGCTACAAGCAGATCATCGTCGATATCGTGCCCAAACTCGGCAAGGATCGCCTGCAACTCCTCGCCATGGCAATCCAGCGAGCACTGCATTGCCTCAACGGCCCGCTGGTTCGCGCCAGCCTCCTGTATTGTCCCGTCCCTGAAGGCCTTTGGCTCGAACTGCACCAGCTGTACCAGATAGCCCGCGAACACAAGGTGCAAAACACCTTGGTGGTGGACGAACTGGCGCTGGCCACACGCAGCATGACCCCCGAGCAGACCTACGCCTGCGCCTTGCTGCTGGGCAGTTCGCGTTGCAACCAGATGCGCCAGAGCGCCATTTCCAAGCTGGCCGAGGCCTTGGAGGCCTGGAGCGCACTGGTCAAGATCCAGCCCGCCAGCGAGCCTTCGAGCCTGTTCGCCATCGCGCCCGGCGTCGACGGACCACCCCGCTACAAGACCCTGTTCACCGATGAACAAGTGGTCAATCTGCCCGGTCTGGACCCGCAACCTCTGGCCGAAGCGATCAAGACCTACCTGGAGCTGCCCGTTGAACAACGGGGTCAATCCAGGCTGATGATGCCCAACGGTATCAGCAGCGATTTGTTGCAACTGGTGGCTGCAGCCTGGGGCGACGTCGCCGAGCGCACGTTTCAGCGCACCCCTGGCCAAGGCACCTTGACCCTGTGCGTCGGCATGAGCTCGCTGCATTACCACTTGGGCGGCGAGCGCTCGTTCAGCGACATCCTGCGCCGCCCGGCCGGTCGCGCGGCGGAGTTCGGTGCGGTGACGACGCCGGATACCTGGGGCCACGCATTCGATGCCGAAAAGATGAACTCGGGCTTCGAAGAGATCCAGTACAGCCAGCCAGGCGCTGCCGGCGAGAGCGTCAACAGTGCCAGCACCACCGAGGATTATCCGACCTACGTGCTGCAGATCGTCAACCACAGCCCGGGCGGCTATTGCCTGGCCTGGCTCAAGGACGTACCGGCGCAATTGCAGGCCGGCGAGATGGTCGGCATTCAGGACGCGCCCTCCCAGGGCTGGAGTATCGCCGTGGTGCGCTGGGTGCGCCAGGTGCGCAGCGGCGGCACGCAGATGGGCATCGAACTCGTCGCCCCCAATGCCCAGCCGTGCGGCCTGCAACTGGTGCGCACCAACGAGCCCAACAGCCAGTATCTGCGCGGATTGCTGCTGCCGGAAATCCGCGCCATCGATATCCCGGCCACCTTGCTGGCACCGCGCCTGCCCTTTCAGGAAGGCAACAAGGTGGTGATCAATACCAACGGCGACGAAAGCCGCGCCGGTCTTGGCAAACGCGTGGCCAGCACCGGCAGTTTCAACCAGTTCGAATACCGCGCGCTCGAGCAGCCGGCCGATCCAGGCAAAGCGCCTGGAGCAGCGGGCGGCGTGGCGCCGGAAGATGATTTTGATTCGCTGTGGAAAGACCTGTAG
- the motB gene encoding flagellar motor protein MotB, which produces MENNQPIIIKRVKRFGGGHHGGAWKIAFADFATAMMAFFLVLWLLSNATPEQKIAIAGYFKDPIGFTESGSPYVIDLGGSPQLAPDATLNPEQEVSPAKPETQKNDTQDNISKNDEAVEKQRLELLLQELQTKVDENPQLAKFKDQILFEITQEGLRIQINDADNRPMFDLGSARLKPYFEDILLAMADTIKAVPNKISISGHTDATAYNNVNGMGNWELSANRANAARRALVAGSYPDNQVARVVGFASSSLFDRKNPLSPINRRIDIVVLTKKAEKAIEGEQSPDDGKDAAPATPAAPGQPGASIEPGPPVQPNQVRQKVNIFDNGPLKGTSP; this is translated from the coding sequence ATGGAAAATAACCAGCCCATAATCATCAAGCGCGTCAAGCGCTTCGGTGGCGGACACCACGGGGGCGCCTGGAAAATCGCCTTCGCCGACTTCGCCACGGCAATGATGGCGTTCTTCCTGGTGCTGTGGCTGTTGTCCAACGCCACGCCGGAACAGAAGATCGCCATTGCCGGTTATTTCAAGGACCCGATCGGCTTTACCGAGAGCGGCTCGCCCTATGTGATCGACCTCGGCGGTTCGCCGCAGCTGGCTCCGGACGCGACGCTCAATCCGGAGCAGGAAGTGTCGCCGGCCAAGCCCGAAACCCAGAAAAACGACACCCAGGACAACATCAGCAAGAACGACGAAGCGGTCGAGAAGCAGCGCCTCGAACTGTTGCTGCAGGAGTTGCAGACCAAGGTCGACGAGAACCCGCAACTGGCCAAGTTCAAGGACCAGATCCTGTTCGAGATCACCCAGGAAGGGTTGCGCATCCAGATCAACGACGCCGACAACCGGCCGATGTTCGACCTTGGCAGTGCGCGCCTCAAGCCATATTTCGAAGACATCCTGCTGGCCATGGCCGACACCATCAAGGCGGTGCCGAACAAGATCAGCATCAGCGGTCATACCGATGCCACCGCTTACAACAACGTCAACGGCATGGGTAACTGGGAGTTGTCGGCCAACCGTGCCAACGCCGCACGGCGCGCACTGGTAGCGGGTAGCTATCCTGACAATCAGGTGGCGCGAGTGGTAGGTTTTGCTTCGTCGTCGCTGTTCGATCGCAAGAACCCGCTAAGCCCGATCAACCGTCGTATCGACATCGTGGTGCTGACCAAGAAGGCCGAGAAGGCCATCGAAGGCGAGCAGTCGCCGGATGACGGCAAGGATGCGGCGCCTGCAACGCCGGCAGCTCCGGGCCAGCCAGGCGCCTCGATCGAGCCGGGCCCGCCCGTGCAGCCGAACCAGGTACGGCAGAAGGTCAATATCTTCGATAACGGGCCGCTGAAGGGCACTTCGCCTTAA
- the motA gene encoding flagellar motor stator protein MotA, which translates to MAKIIGIIVVIASVLGGYVLSHGQIAALIQPFEVLIIGGAALGAFLQSNPGYMTMHVFKKALKMFGSRFTHAFYLEILSLIYEILNKSRREGMMAIEADIEDASASPIFAKYPTILKDERMTAFICDYLRIMSSGNMAPHELEGLFDMEILSMKEELEHPSHAVTGISDGLPGFGIVAAVLGIVVTMASLGDGDKAAIGGHVGAALVGTFLGILAAYGFFGPLAQCLAHDAKEEVNVYESIKASLVASASGMPPSLAVEFGRKVLYPAHRPSFAELEQAVRGR; encoded by the coding sequence ATGGCTAAAATTATCGGCATCATCGTCGTAATCGCTAGTGTGCTAGGCGGTTACGTGCTGTCCCACGGTCAGATCGCAGCGTTGATCCAGCCCTTCGAGGTCCTGATCATCGGCGGCGCGGCGCTGGGCGCATTCCTGCAGTCCAACCCGGGCTACATGACCATGCACGTCTTCAAGAAAGCCCTGAAGATGTTCGGCTCACGGTTCACCCATGCCTTTTACCTGGAAATCCTCAGCCTGATCTACGAGATTCTGAACAAGAGTCGTCGTGAAGGCATGATGGCCATCGAAGCGGACATCGAAGACGCTTCGGCCAGCCCGATTTTCGCCAAGTACCCGACCATCCTCAAAGATGAGCGCATGACGGCGTTCATCTGCGATTACCTGCGCATCATGTCGTCCGGCAACATGGCACCCCACGAGCTCGAAGGTCTGTTCGACATGGAAATCCTCAGCATGAAGGAAGAGCTCGAACACCCTTCCCATGCCGTGACAGGCATTTCCGATGGCTTGCCGGGCTTCGGTATCGTCGCGGCGGTACTGGGTATCGTGGTGACCATGGCCTCGCTGGGTGACGGTGACAAAGCTGCGATCGGTGGCCACGTGGGGGCGGCACTGGTCGGTACTTTCCTCGGTATTCTGGCGGCTTATGGTTTCTTCGGCCCGCTGGCCCAGTGCCTGGCCCATGATGCCAAGGAAGAGGTCAACGTTTACGAATCGATCAAGGCTTCTCTGGTGGCTTCGGCCTCCGGGATGCCGCCGTCGCTGGCCGTGGAATTCGGTCGTAAAGTCCTGTATCCAGCCCACCGCCCCAGCTTTGCCGAGCTGGAGCAAGCGGTCCGCGGTCGCTGA
- the mdtD gene encoding multidrug transporter subunit MdtD, producing the protein MPTRPPLDPVTARWLPWVVAIAFFMQSLDGTILNTALPAMARDLAENPLRMQSVVIAYMLTVALLIPGSGWIADRFGTKKVFFSAIFLFSLGSLACALSHTLNMLVISRILQGLGGALMLPVGRLVVLRTYPRSELVRILSFITVPGLLGPLIGPTLGGWMVQYLTWHWIFLINLPVGVIGCWAIWKILPDLRGSTRTAFDGVGFLLFGAAMVLITIAMEGLGELHLPHLRVMLLLFAGMACLAAYWLRAGHIDNPLFSPTLFRTRSFAVGILGNLFARLGGGALPFLVPLLLQVAMGYSPSEAGMSMIPLAAAAMIAKSIAKPLIERFGYRVILTCNTLLLGALLCSLGLVTPATPYGLLLVQLSLLGAVNSMQFTAMNTVTLIDLNDADASSGNSLLSVVAQLAMSLGVACAGALLGGFSTSVGIDGTTTVDAFQMTFLTIGIMTMLAAAIFAQLSNKPSSGTPRQEAEIEA; encoded by the coding sequence ATGCCCACACGACCACCGCTTGACCCCGTCACCGCTCGCTGGCTGCCCTGGGTGGTGGCCATCGCGTTCTTCATGCAATCGCTCGACGGCACCATCCTCAATACCGCACTGCCGGCCATGGCCCGCGATCTGGCAGAAAACCCGCTGCGCATGCAGTCGGTGGTGATCGCCTACATGCTCACTGTGGCCTTGCTGATCCCGGGCTCAGGGTGGATTGCCGATCGTTTCGGCACCAAAAAGGTGTTTTTCAGCGCCATCTTCCTGTTCAGCCTGGGCTCGCTGGCCTGCGCACTCTCGCACACGCTGAACATGCTGGTGATCTCGCGCATTCTGCAGGGCCTGGGTGGTGCACTGATGCTACCGGTAGGGCGACTGGTGGTGTTGCGCACCTATCCGCGCTCGGAGCTGGTGCGCATTCTCAGTTTCATCACCGTGCCCGGCCTGCTAGGGCCGCTGATCGGCCCGACGCTGGGCGGCTGGATGGTGCAATACCTGACGTGGCACTGGATCTTCCTGATCAATCTGCCGGTGGGCGTGATCGGCTGTTGGGCGATCTGGAAAATCCTCCCGGACCTGCGCGGTAGCACCCGCACCGCGTTCGACGGCGTGGGTTTTTTGCTGTTCGGCGCGGCGATGGTGTTGATCACTATCGCTATGGAAGGCCTGGGTGAATTGCATCTGCCACACCTGCGGGTGATGCTCCTGCTGTTTGCCGGCATGGCATGCCTGGCGGCATACTGGCTACGCGCCGGTCACATCGACAACCCGCTGTTTTCACCGACGCTATTCCGTACCCGCAGTTTCGCCGTCGGCATCCTCGGCAACCTGTTCGCGCGCCTGGGCGGCGGCGCCTTGCCGTTCCTGGTGCCGTTGTTGCTGCAGGTAGCGATGGGCTACTCGCCTTCGGAAGCCGGGATGAGCATGATCCCCCTGGCAGCGGCAGCGATGATCGCCAAGTCGATTGCCAAGCCGCTGATCGAGCGCTTTGGCTACCGAGTCATTCTGACCTGTAACACTCTGCTGCTGGGTGCTTTGCTGTGCAGCCTGGGCCTGGTTACGCCGGCGACACCCTATGGACTGTTGCTGGTTCAGCTGAGCCTGCTCGGGGCGGTCAATTCGATGCAGTTCACGGCGATGAATACCGTGACGCTGATCGACCTCAATGATGCCGACGCCAGCAGCGGCAACAGCTTGCTGTCGGTAGTGGCACAACTGGCCATGAGCCTGGGCGTGGCCTGCGCCGGGGCGCTGCTCGGCGGTTTCAGTACCTCGGTGGGTATCGACGGCACCACCACGGTGGACGCGTTTCAGATGACTTTCCTCACCATCGGCATCATGACCATGCTGGCGGCGGCGATCTTTGCCCAGCTGTCGAACAAGCCCAGCAGCGGTACGCCCCGTCAGGAAGCCGAAATCGAAGCATAG
- a CDS encoding rhodanese-like domain-containing protein yields MSDFSGLPLVIEPSELQARLDAPGLILVDLSSAARYQAGHIAGAHFVDPKRTQLGQAPAPGLLPTQASLEALFGELGHNADATYVVYDDEGGGWAGRFIWLLDVIGHKHYHYLNGGMLAWEAEQLPLSSMTPTAVGGPVALTFDDTPTATREYLQSRLGTDDLAIWDARGPLEYSGAKVLAAKAGHIPGAINYEWTAGMDKERSLRIRQDIATVLTSLGITADKEIITHCQTHHRSGFTYLVAKHLGYPRVKGYAGSWGEWGNHPDTPVEV; encoded by the coding sequence ATGTCTGATTTTTCCGGCTTGCCTCTGGTCATCGAGCCCTCCGAGCTGCAGGCGCGCCTGGACGCGCCAGGCCTGATCCTGGTCGACCTGTCCAGCGCCGCACGCTACCAGGCCGGTCACATCGCGGGCGCCCATTTCGTCGACCCCAAGCGCACTCAGCTGGGGCAAGCGCCGGCGCCCGGCCTGCTGCCCACTCAGGCGTCGCTCGAAGCGCTGTTCGGCGAGCTCGGCCACAATGCCGACGCCACCTACGTGGTCTACGACGACGAGGGCGGTGGCTGGGCCGGCCGATTCATCTGGCTGCTCGATGTCATCGGCCACAAGCACTATCACTATCTCAACGGTGGCATGCTGGCCTGGGAAGCAGAGCAGTTGCCATTGTCCAGCATGACCCCGACCGCCGTCGGCGGCCCCGTTGCACTGACCTTCGACGATACCCCCACGGCGACTCGTGAATACCTGCAAAGCCGCCTGGGCACGGACGACCTGGCCATCTGGGATGCCCGCGGCCCGCTGGAGTACTCCGGCGCCAAGGTCCTTGCGGCCAAGGCCGGGCACATTCCCGGCGCCATCAATTATGAATGGACCGCCGGCATGGACAAGGAGCGTTCGCTGCGCATTCGCCAGGATATCGCTACCGTGCTCACCAGCCTGGGCATCACTGCCGACAAAGAAATCATCACCCACTGCCAGACCCACCACCGCTCGGGCTTTACCTATCTGGTCGCCAAGCACCTGGGTTACCCGCGCGTCAAAGGCTATGCCGGATCATGGGGCGAATGGGGCAACCACCCCGACACCCCGGTTGAAGTTTAA
- a CDS encoding TldD/PmbA family protein, translating into MFDFTASLRQRFAALSTGAEFFSLRYVRQSRQYLSVRKNIAEPPSLSLDEGVMLTVRVNGVEAYAATPDLSLQGLQQALSRAEHQARAIKPHALLDLSTQAVAQGRFDYTSPGIEQPFASLSDCYALLAAESAAVPVNSKLVSWQTSLGVSDVEQIYLNSAGAEIRQAWRFVYPGISVTAHDGRDTQSRSLGRENFGQQGGTDVIHRCGLQGAAVRVADQALQLLGAPNTPEGPRDLLLLPDQMTLQIHESIGHPLELDRILGDERNYAGTSFIKAEDFGHLQYGSPLLNVTFDPEIPEQLASYAFDDDGSPASKQFLIRDGVLLRPLGGALSQHRTGMAGVANSRACSWNRAPIDRMANLNIEPGDQPLERLIGNIEHGILMATNRSWSIDDARNKFQFGCEWGQLIENGELKGVVKNPNYRGISAQFWRNLSAVGDLSTFEVLGTPNCGKGEPNQVVNVGHASPACVFSQIDVFGGDA; encoded by the coding sequence ATGTTCGACTTCACCGCGTCACTCAGGCAGCGCTTCGCCGCCCTGAGCACGGGCGCGGAGTTCTTTTCGCTGCGTTACGTGCGTCAATCGCGCCAGTACCTGTCGGTGCGCAAGAACATCGCCGAACCGCCCAGCCTGAGCCTCGATGAAGGGGTGATGCTGACCGTGCGTGTCAACGGTGTCGAGGCCTACGCGGCCACTCCGGATCTGTCCTTGCAGGGCCTGCAGCAGGCCCTCAGCCGCGCCGAGCACCAGGCGCGCGCGATCAAACCCCACGCCTTGCTCGACCTGAGTACTCAAGCCGTCGCGCAAGGGCGTTTCGACTACACCTCACCGGGTATCGAACAACCTTTCGCGTCCCTGAGCGATTGCTACGCCCTGCTCGCCGCCGAGTCCGCCGCCGTGCCCGTGAATAGCAAGCTGGTGAGCTGGCAGACCAGCCTGGGGGTCAGCGATGTCGAGCAGATCTACCTCAACAGCGCTGGCGCCGAGATCCGCCAGGCCTGGCGGTTCGTCTACCCGGGCATCAGCGTCACCGCCCACGATGGCCGGGACACCCAGTCACGCAGCCTCGGCCGAGAGAACTTCGGCCAGCAGGGCGGCACCGACGTCATCCACCGCTGCGGCCTGCAAGGCGCTGCGGTACGGGTTGCCGACCAGGCCTTGCAACTGCTGGGAGCGCCCAATACCCCCGAAGGCCCGCGCGACCTGCTGTTGCTGCCGGATCAGATGACTCTGCAGATTCACGAGTCGATCGGCCATCCGCTGGAACTCGATCGCATTCTGGGCGACGAGCGCAACTACGCCGGCACCAGCTTCATCAAGGCCGAAGACTTCGGCCACCTGCAATACGGCTCGCCGCTGCTCAACGTCACCTTCGACCCCGAGATCCCCGAGCAACTGGCCAGCTACGCGTTCGACGATGACGGCAGCCCGGCCAGCAAGCAATTCCTGATTCGAGATGGCGTGCTTTTGCGCCCGCTGGGCGGCGCGCTGTCGCAGCACCGCACCGGCATGGCGGGCGTCGCCAACAGCCGCGCCTGCAGCTGGAACCGCGCGCCGATCGACCGCATGGCCAACCTCAATATCGAGCCCGGCGATCAGCCGCTGGAGCGCCTGATCGGCAACATCGAGCACGGCATCCTGATGGCCACCAACCGTTCCTGGTCGATCGACGACGCCCGCAACAAATTCCAGTTCGGCTGCGAATGGGGCCAGTTGATCGAAAACGGCGAGCTCAAAGGCGTGGTCAAGAACCCCAATTACCGCGGTATTTCCGCGCAATTCTGGCGCAACCTCAGCGCAGTGGGCGACCTGAGCACCTTCGAGGTCCTGGGTACTCCCAACTGCGGTAAAGGCGAGCCCAATCAGGTGGTCAACGTCGGTCATGCCTCGCCGGCCTGCGTGTTCAGCCAGATCGACGTCTTTGGAGGCGATGCCTGA
- a CDS encoding TldD/PmbA family protein, which translates to MHNESFAHFQALVHWLSESIDAPAQFTFGYNAEASDFIRFNHAKVRQAGHVTQIQVDLKLIDNGRQATMHLALSGHLGVDRQRLADALRSLRSTLPLLPADPYLQLNSSDWQSHVVLEQPLPDPDAVVRQICAAAGSLDLVGIYAAGPISRGFANSHGAVGWHQANSFNLDWSLFHANGEAVKANYAGQRWQQGAFETRLQAARQQLQHLTQPLKTLQPGRYRAYVAPAAMDELVGMLSWGGFSAQAIASKNSPLQRLYEGDQHLSPLVTLSEQVSGSLSPSFSEEGYPRDDLVLIRQGRAGERLIDSRSASEYALHCNGAGGGEYPSALEMAAGELREQDILQRLGTGLYISNLWYLNYSDLPAARMTGLTRFATFWVEDGRIQAPVSTMRFDDSLYSLFGEQLEALTVEREMILSTSTYSERRTSSSHLPGALIKGITLTL; encoded by the coding sequence ATGCATAACGAATCCTTCGCCCATTTCCAGGCGCTGGTGCACTGGCTCAGCGAGTCGATCGACGCCCCGGCGCAGTTCACCTTCGGCTACAACGCCGAGGCCTCGGACTTTATCCGTTTCAACCATGCCAAAGTGCGCCAGGCGGGGCACGTGACGCAGATCCAGGTCGATCTCAAACTGATCGATAACGGCCGCCAGGCCACGATGCACCTGGCCTTGAGTGGGCATCTGGGGGTCGATCGTCAGCGTCTGGCCGACGCCCTGCGTTCATTGCGGTCGACATTGCCGCTGTTGCCGGCCGACCCCTATCTGCAACTCAACAGCAGCGATTGGCAGAGCCATGTGGTGCTCGAACAGCCGTTGCCCGATCCCGATGCAGTGGTGCGGCAAATCTGCGCGGCGGCGGGCAGCCTCGACCTGGTGGGCATCTATGCCGCTGGCCCGATCAGCCGCGGCTTCGCCAACTCCCACGGTGCGGTCGGCTGGCATCAGGCCAATAGTTTCAATCTGGACTGGAGCCTGTTCCATGCCAACGGCGAGGCGGTCAAGGCCAACTACGCCGGCCAGCGCTGGCAGCAAGGGGCGTTCGAAACGCGCCTGCAGGCCGCACGCCAGCAATTGCAACATCTGACCCAGCCCCTCAAGACCCTGCAACCCGGTCGCTACCGCGCCTATGTGGCGCCAGCCGCCATGGACGAACTGGTCGGAATGCTCAGCTGGGGTGGTTTTTCCGCCCAGGCCATCGCCAGCAAGAACAGCCCGTTGCAGCGCCTCTACGAAGGCGATCAGCATCTGAGCCCGCTGGTCACGCTCAGCGAACAGGTCAGCGGCTCGCTGAGCCCGAGCTTTTCCGAAGAAGGCTACCCCCGCGACGACCTCGTGCTGATCCGCCAGGGCCGCGCCGGCGAGCGCTTGATCGATTCGCGCAGCGCCAGCGAATATGCCCTGCACTGTAACGGCGCGGGCGGCGGTGAATACCCGAGCGCGCTGGAGATGGCGGCCGGCGAGCTGCGCGAGCAGGACATCCTGCAACGCCTGGGCACCGGGCTATACATCAGTAATCTGTGGTACCTCAACTACTCGGATCTGCCCGCCGCGCGCATGACCGGGCTGACCCGATTCGCGACCTTCTGGGTCGAGGACGGGCGCATCCAGGCCCCGGTGAGCACCATGCGTTTCGATGACAGCCTCTACAGCCTGTTCGGCGAGCAGCTGGAAGCCCTGACGGTAGAGCGCGAGATGATTCTTTCCACCAGTACTTACAGTGAACGACGAACGTCTTCGAGTCATTTGCCCGGGGCGTTGATAAAAGGCATTACCTTGACCTTGTAG
- the asd gene encoding archaetidylserine decarboxylase (Phosphatidylserine decarboxylase is synthesized as a single chain precursor. Generation of the pyruvoyl active site from a Ser is coupled to cleavage of a Gly-Ser bond between the larger (beta) and smaller (alpha chains). It is an integral membrane protein.), translating into MSMKSRLFIISQYLLPHHLLSRLAGCVAECRAPWFKNAFTQWFAKRYQVNMSEALVEDVTAYENFNAFFTRALKPDARPLDPTPEAILCPADGAISQLGPIEHGRIFQAKGHSFSVLELLGGDQANAAPFMGGEFATVYLSPKDYHRVHMPLAGTLREMVYVPGRIFSVNQTTAENVPELFARNERVVCLFDTERGPMAVVLVGAMIVASVETVWAGLVTPPKRELKTVRYDEAARAPIHLEKGAELGRFKLGSTAIVLFGPEQVKWAHSLTAGSPVRMGQGLASPARS; encoded by the coding sequence ATATCCATGAAATCTCGCTTGTTCATCATCAGCCAGTACTTGCTGCCCCATCATCTGCTGTCGCGCCTGGCGGGTTGCGTCGCCGAATGCCGTGCCCCCTGGTTCAAGAATGCCTTCACCCAGTGGTTCGCCAAGCGCTATCAGGTCAACATGTCCGAAGCGCTGGTCGAGGACGTGACTGCCTATGAAAACTTCAACGCCTTCTTCACCCGCGCGCTGAAGCCCGACGCGCGCCCGCTGGACCCGACACCCGAGGCCATCCTCTGCCCCGCCGACGGCGCCATCAGTCAACTGGGCCCCATCGAACACGGGCGCATCTTCCAGGCCAAGGGCCACAGCTTCAGCGTGCTCGAACTACTGGGCGGCGATCAGGCCAATGCCGCGCCGTTCATGGGCGGGGAATTCGCCACCGTTTATCTGTCGCCCAAGGATTACCACCGCGTGCACATGCCGCTGGCCGGGACCCTGCGCGAAATGGTCTATGTGCCAGGGCGGATCTTCTCGGTCAACCAGACCACGGCCGAAAACGTCCCCGAGCTGTTTGCCCGCAACGAGCGCGTCGTCTGCCTGTTCGACACCGAACGCGGCCCCATGGCCGTGGTGCTGGTGGGCGCGATGATCGTTGCCTCGGTAGAGACGGTATGGGCCGGGCTGGTCACGCCGCCCAAGCGCGAGCTGAAGACGGTCCGCTACGACGAGGCCGCCCGGGCACCCATTCATCTGGAAAAGGGCGCTGAACTGGGCCGTTTCAAGCTGGGCTCGACCGCCATCGTGCTGTTTGGCCCCGAACAGGTAAAATGGGCGCATTCCCTCACGGCCGGTTCGCCGGTACGGATGGGCCAAGGCTTGGCGTCGCCTGCCAGGTCATGA